In Aggregatibacter sp. 2125159857, one DNA window encodes the following:
- a CDS encoding ShlB/FhaC/HecB family hemolysin secretion/activation protein, whose translation MKYYRTFVLSLISSTLSTVAFADTRDPQLNNIDAAQQQRQKQYQQAQADKLQTQPDIRLDSPHSESLLLSSAESPCYTIHQITLTDYHSSLLKSQFQWAFDKAAKSLKLTLPHCFGGAGLGVLMKQIQNNIIEKGYVTTRVVTEEQDLRDGKLVLTVIPGKVRNTIVADSSYVPRFTRLHALTGLTFHSGDVLNIRDIEQSLENLKRAPTVEANIEILPSESDKAEVGESDLKISYNQAFPFRLNVGLDDAGSTSTGKWQANGTLSIDNIFSANDLFYTSFTHSIKQKGDDRGRRASKNLTLYYSIPFGYWNLAFSHNQSRYHQEVFGAFDNSYIYSGESETDKLTLSYLLYRDAKRKTLVSGSFWSRQSQNYIDGAEIDVQRRRMAGWEAGINHKEYFPTATVDFSINFKRGTAARRALSAPEELFGEGTSRPKIITASINLIKPFKWGSQAWQWQSSLNAQWNKTPLIAQDRFSIGGRYTVRGFDGELSLSGERGWNWRNELSWQFNPNHAAYWAVDGGRVSGWSTENQLGRHLMGTAIGLRGGIKGFSYDVFVGKPIRKPEGFRTSNAVAGFNIGYSF comes from the coding sequence ATGAAATACTATCGAACATTCGTTTTAAGCTTAATTTCTTCTACACTATCAACAGTAGCTTTCGCCGATACGCGTGACCCTCAATTAAACAACATTGATGCGGCACAACAACAGCGACAGAAACAATATCAACAGGCACAAGCAGACAAATTGCAGACTCAACCTGATATTCGTCTAGATTCGCCTCACAGTGAATCACTTTTACTTTCTTCTGCAGAATCTCCCTGTTATACCATTCATCAAATTACTTTAACGGATTACCACTCTTCTTTGCTAAAAAGTCAATTTCAATGGGCGTTTGATAAAGCAGCGAAATCATTAAAACTGACGTTACCTCACTGTTTTGGTGGTGCGGGTTTAGGTGTTTTAATGAAACAGATTCAAAATAACATTATTGAGAAAGGGTATGTGACAACACGTGTGGTGACAGAAGAACAAGATTTACGTGATGGGAAATTAGTATTAACCGTCATTCCGGGGAAAGTGCGTAATACGATTGTTGCTGATAGCAGTTATGTGCCTCGTTTTACCCGCTTACATGCATTAACCGGATTGACGTTTCATTCCGGCGATGTACTGAATATTCGAGATATTGAGCAATCCCTTGAAAACTTAAAACGTGCACCGACTGTTGAGGCAAACATCGAAATTTTACCGAGTGAAAGCGATAAAGCAGAGGTGGGGGAGAGTGATTTAAAAATTAGTTACAATCAAGCCTTTCCATTTCGTTTAAATGTCGGATTAGACGATGCCGGCTCGACTTCTACTGGTAAATGGCAAGCCAATGGCACACTCTCCATAGACAATATTTTTTCAGCAAATGATCTTTTCTACACCTCTTTTACGCATTCGATAAAACAAAAAGGAGATGACCGAGGTCGCCGTGCCAGTAAAAACCTCACACTTTACTATTCTATTCCGTTTGGTTACTGGAATTTAGCGTTTTCCCATAATCAGAGCAGATATCATCAGGAAGTCTTTGGTGCTTTTGATAATAGTTATATCTACTCGGGTGAAAGTGAAACGGATAAGTTGACACTCTCCTATCTGCTCTATCGTGATGCCAAACGTAAAACCTTGGTTTCAGGTTCTTTTTGGTCTCGTCAATCTCAAAATTATATCGATGGTGCAGAAATTGACGTACAAAGAAGACGAATGGCCGGCTGGGAAGCCGGGATTAATCACAAAGAATATTTCCCAACAGCCACCGTAGATTTTTCAATTAATTTCAAACGAGGAACTGCTGCGCGGAGAGCATTATCTGCCCCTGAAGAGCTATTCGGTGAAGGCACCTCTCGTCCTAAAATTATTACAGCAAGTATCAACCTAATAAAACCCTTTAAATGGGGTAGCCAAGCTTGGCAATGGCAAAGCAGCTTGAATGCCCAGTGGAATAAAACCCCACTGATCGCTCAAGACCGTTTCTCAATTGGTGGACGTTATACCGTACGCGGTTTTGATGGTGAACTTTCTCTTTCCGGTGAACGTGGTTGGAACTGGCGAAACGAGCTAAGTTGGCAATTTAACCCCAATCATGCCGCTTATTGGGCTGTTGACGGAGGGCGAGTGTCAGGCTGGTCCACAGAAAATCAACTTGGTCGCCATTTAATGGGAACAGCGATCGGTTTGCGAGGAGGAATAAAAGGCTTTAGTTATGATGTCTTTGTAGGTAAACCTATACGTAAACCCGAAGGATTCAGAACTTCTAATGCGGTTGCCGGTTTTAATATCGGATATAGTTTTTAA
- the rnt gene encoding ribonuclease T, with amino-acid sequence MSDTQETINYHLLKHRFRGYLPVIIDVETAGLNAKTDALLELAAITVKMDEQGNLLPDQKCHFHIQPFEGANINPEAIKFNGIDVDNPLRGAVSENIAISEMFKMVRRAQKEADCQRSIIVAHNAAFDQGFIMAAAQRTNAKRNPFHPFSTFDTATLSGFMFGQTVLIKACQAANIPFDSRQAHSALYDTERTAELFCYMVNHLKALGGFPHIVAKE; translated from the coding sequence ATGTCTGACACGCAAGAAACTATCAACTATCATTTATTAAAACACCGCTTCCGGGGGTATTTACCGGTCATTATTGATGTGGAAACCGCCGGCTTGAACGCAAAAACCGATGCGCTATTAGAATTAGCGGCGATTACGGTCAAAATGGATGAACAGGGTAATCTCTTACCTGATCAAAAATGCCATTTTCATATTCAACCTTTTGAAGGCGCCAATATCAACCCGGAAGCGATTAAGTTTAACGGCATTGATGTTGATAACCCATTGCGTGGCGCCGTGAGTGAAAATATTGCCATCAGCGAGATGTTTAAAATGGTGCGACGTGCGCAAAAAGAGGCGGACTGCCAACGTTCTATTATTGTGGCGCATAATGCCGCCTTTGATCAGGGATTTATTATGGCAGCCGCACAGCGCACCAATGCTAAACGCAACCCATTTCATCCCTTTTCCACCTTCGACACCGCCACATTAAGCGGTTTTATGTTCGGTCAAACGGTGCTGATCAAAGCCTGCCAAGCGGCGAATATTCCTTTCGATAGCCGACAAGCACATTCCGCCCTTTACGACACAGAACGCACCGCCGAGCTGTTTTGTTATATGGTAAATCACCTAAAAGCCCTCGGTGGATTCCCACATATTGTGGCGAAAGAATAA
- a CDS encoding hemagglutinin repeat-containing protein, protein MNKQCFRVIFSKTLQRFVVVSELAKSEGKSTEKHDVSLSHVSVRLKPLAFSLFCVLGFVAFSEGAVAETLIIQADKSAPKNQQPIVLQTANGLPQVNIQTPNDKGLSHNKYSQFDIAEKGAVLNNSRTHTQTQLAGMVQGNPYLARGEANVILNEVNSSNPSVMKGYMEVAGKKANVIIANPNGLHCEGCGIINSDRVTLTTGKPEIKNGQVDNFKVEAGKVTVSGKGLDNSHVDYTEILAREAEVNAGIWSKKEITVIAGKNTIARSDADETLQVIRTEQASVGDIKPQVAIDVGELGGMYSGKIHLVGTEAGIGVRNAGHIGASAGEVKIDSQGKIVNEGFIGGSENAQLNAKKNIENRGTVYAKAQTQLNAQHIDNKQGVIAGKQVQLNANNVDNRKQSDKGSLIVASEKVSIKAKNLDNSGTKSNSQNAQGIKAGQLNVVADTVSNQQGAIDISEEGRIKTALLSNQQGDILSGGKLIVEGDKASTVVDNTGGRLHSDSQLDLTAKTLVNEGNISSKGNANIALKDGLNLKNAFKVDGKLNFSTEGKLTNNVMLRIGQAAIIHAAEVENIKNAEISADATQISTERLTNRGLIDGKTTRLDASTLNNLGTGRIYGDHLSIASRELTNDKEDEHSATIAARQRLDFGVGTLVNRDHAFIFSQDKLYIGGGLDDKGYAVGKATFIDNASASIEALGDGVINTHRLWNHDIHLKMGEVVSYESFSLFRLPGSSKSYREGVDGYMNWNNKNRHDNNAYFTFYDQSKERVGSPNWHTEYFTRKTITPTIEHQDPAKIAFGGNLTLQGDDLENNASKFLIGKRLTLGDQIFESNKTNDDIGHAGGVQLRNKDAVANILKFDNGEAQEIGAEKHHCGRHHCWGHYNHGKTAITNRPLPPIPHYFKMVDNTIGESISSTGSVGAYHKSGSVASIDINANLPTESLYQINPNANSHYLVETDPAFTDRNKWLSSDYMFKQLRNDPQNMLKRLGDGFYEQRLVNEQINQLTGRRFLENYSSDYDQYKALMDNGAYYAKKMNLVPGVALTSSQMKELTSDMVWMVKREVTLKDGTKREVLVPQVYVVRRNTDIDSRGAVISANDIIMNVKGDVQNSGVISGRNLTGLAANNIENLGGRLQGRELYLTAKNMLNNLGGELNATDNLVAQGKHINIESTTSETENTPDFYQKSLTQQASVKVGNDNKKGSASFFATENITVKGANVDVNGNAVFSAGNALNFGTVETENKEHYVPNADNYYKLDQKQEVGSQLNVTGNLDTVGKSAVEMRGVSVTSNGTMNVMSEGNINIQEARYKEQLSSGSKSKSRDLTSSTTEVYRHKHDYDVAEASNLDADKIYLHSSKGNVTIQGSNVAAGNGLTVKAKNIDIREAENRIYSDDYYSKKKSGMLGGGIGVTFGSQKQTTENDQTKLYAQGSQVGSLNGNTTLIAENDYTQTASQVSAVNGDVNILAKNVDIKAADDKYETNTKQTFEQKGVTLAVTSPILSALQAVQGTVKSVERVGQSKNDRVNAMAAANSAMDAYRAGQAVGQAGKAMQEAMENGNMDSVVGAQITYGQQKSESRTHTEGKTAAKSQVNAGGKVNIVATGAGKASNITIQGSDVSGKQGTFLGADNDINITAAEQTHKERSTNKSSGFNAGVAMKVSNGAAVGATLGGNHGKGYGNGDETTYVASHVGDSQSKTVIQAGGDANLIGSQVKGKRVEVNAQNLNIESLQDTATYKGKQMNVSGSVTVGYGVSAGGSYNKSKVNADHASVNEQAGIYAGDDGYDVNVKNKVSSIGGAILSQASKEKNQLTAQDFEYSNIQNYSHAKSSAMGLMGGFSVNRDQTSNEDKELNKIYREGRNNETFDQANPNQTNQSPVKFGLDKDDIHSSDLYAAAKMGLANLASNSSQKENRQSTTYAVISDGNFNIGSQKGKENIESIKKSTKQEANKLEKIDYSQMQKEVEQDVATIQAFAKNVGGATDEAYRTMFIAEHRMFTHKVDEKGDPIKDPEILKKIDEEADAKGVNRKEYYDQQVSKGRNIYQLHELSDQERNQLQKVTYTDPKTGKTESKYVVAFNGIFNDRNAAAKFAVQNYIAGRDDKTGNIDQKVYKDVYFVHHPKAKNGLSELLVAGYEKMFEGSFGNLLGMDNSSLQAMNIMKQYGKDDLYLGSHSRGTLTLSNALKALNTEDNLAKKLLSGTTIKMVGPAADVTRADGYLSQLQTGKERTTSDGSIRIENHASDPVGSMPILLGGNPATTSENNLNKSWLQRTADMFSDERLSVHNCHGLGQRQCITDGYRTGGDLKMGNERTIFELNKAKEK, encoded by the coding sequence ATGAACAAACAATGTTTCCGTGTCATTTTCAGTAAAACTTTGCAACGTTTTGTTGTCGTCTCCGAGTTAGCTAAATCCGAGGGAAAATCAACTGAAAAACATGATGTTAGTCTGTCTCATGTGTCGGTTCGATTAAAACCCTTAGCGTTTAGTCTATTTTGCGTTTTGGGTTTTGTCGCATTTTCAGAGGGTGCAGTCGCTGAAACCTTAATTATCCAAGCTGATAAGTCTGCCCCGAAAAACCAGCAGCCAATCGTACTACAAACGGCCAACGGACTACCGCAAGTCAATATTCAAACCCCCAACGATAAAGGCTTATCCCACAACAAATACAGTCAATTTGATATTGCTGAGAAAGGCGCTGTGTTAAATAACAGCCGTACACATACGCAGACTCAACTGGCGGGCATGGTGCAAGGCAACCCCTATCTTGCTCGCGGTGAAGCAAACGTTATTTTAAATGAAGTAAACTCTAGTAATCCTTCGGTGATGAAAGGTTACATGGAGGTGGCAGGTAAGAAAGCCAATGTCATTATTGCAAATCCAAACGGATTGCATTGCGAAGGCTGTGGGATTATTAATTCTGACCGCGTGACTTTGACTACCGGCAAACCTGAAATTAAAAACGGTCAAGTCGATAATTTCAAAGTTGAAGCGGGTAAAGTAACCGTTAGTGGAAAAGGTCTAGATAACAGTCATGTGGATTACACTGAAATTCTTGCTCGAGAAGCTGAAGTAAACGCCGGTATTTGGTCGAAAAAAGAGATAACGGTTATTGCCGGGAAAAATACTATCGCGCGATCTGATGCTGACGAAACGTTACAAGTTATTCGTACAGAACAAGCATCGGTTGGAGATATTAAGCCACAGGTTGCAATTGATGTGGGTGAATTAGGTGGAATGTACTCGGGCAAAATCCACTTGGTTGGTACGGAAGCCGGTATCGGTGTGCGCAATGCCGGCCACATTGGCGCCTCTGCCGGTGAGGTGAAAATTGATAGCCAAGGTAAGATTGTGAATGAAGGCTTTATTGGTGGTAGTGAAAATGCTCAACTCAATGCAAAAAAGAATATTGAGAACCGTGGCACCGTTTATGCTAAAGCTCAGACACAACTTAATGCTCAACACATTGATAACAAACAGGGTGTTATTGCAGGTAAACAAGTTCAGCTTAACGCAAATAACGTGGATAACCGCAAGCAATCGGATAAAGGCTCTTTGATTGTTGCCTCTGAAAAAGTATCAATTAAAGCGAAAAATTTAGATAACAGTGGTACCAAATCAAACAGTCAAAATGCTCAAGGGATTAAAGCGGGGCAGTTAAATGTTGTTGCTGATACAGTGAGCAATCAACAAGGTGCAATTGATATAAGTGAAGAGGGACGAATTAAAACTGCACTACTTAGTAATCAACAAGGTGATATTCTCTCTGGAGGCAAACTTATTGTAGAGGGAGATAAGGCTTCAACTGTAGTGGATAATACAGGTGGTCGTTTGCATTCTGATTCACAGTTAGATTTAACAGCAAAAACGCTGGTAAATGAAGGAAATATTAGTTCTAAAGGTAATGCTAATATTGCTTTAAAAGATGGTTTGAATTTAAAAAATGCCTTTAAAGTGGATGGCAAGTTGAATTTTTCTACTGAAGGGAAATTGACAAATAATGTTATGTTAAGAATTGGTCAAGCAGCAATCATTCACGCAGCAGAAGTAGAAAATATAAAAAATGCCGAAATTTCTGCTGATGCAACTCAAATTTCTACAGAACGTTTAACCAACCGTGGCTTAATTGATGGTAAAACTACACGTTTAGATGCATCGACACTAAATAATCTAGGAACAGGCCGTATTTATGGTGATCATCTTTCTATTGCTAGCCGTGAGTTAACAAATGATAAAGAGGATGAACATTCGGCCACAATCGCTGCTCGTCAGCGTTTGGATTTTGGTGTAGGAACTTTAGTTAATCGAGATCATGCTTTTATCTTTAGCCAAGATAAACTTTATATTGGTGGTGGGCTAGATGATAAAGGATATGCTGTAGGTAAGGCGACATTTATTGATAATGCGAGTGCTAGTATAGAAGCATTAGGTGATGGAGTAATTAATACACACCGTTTATGGAATCATGATATTCATCTAAAAATGGGCGAAGTAGTTTCTTATGAGAGTTTTTCTTTATTCCGTTTACCAGGATCTTCCAAGTCTTATCGTGAAGGTGTAGATGGTTATATGAATTGGAATAATAAAAATCGTCATGATAATAATGCCTATTTTACATTTTATGATCAATCCAAAGAGAGAGTCGGTTCCCCAAACTGGCATACTGAGTATTTTACTCGAAAAACAATTACACCAACGATTGAGCATCAGGATCCTGCGAAGATTGCTTTTGGCGGAAATCTGACATTGCAAGGTGATGATCTTGAAAATAATGCCTCTAAGTTCTTAATTGGTAAACGCCTTACTTTAGGTGATCAGATCTTTGAGTCAAATAAAACTAATGACGATATCGGTCATGCCGGTGGCGTTCAACTAAGAAATAAGGATGCAGTTGCAAATATTCTTAAATTTGATAATGGTGAGGCTCAAGAGATTGGTGCCGAAAAACACCATTGTGGCAGACACCACTGCTGGGGACATTATAACCATGGTAAAACTGCAATAACCAATCGCCCTCTTCCTCCAATTCCGCACTATTTTAAGATGGTTGATAATACAATTGGTGAATCTATTTCATCAACGGGCTCGGTGGGTGCTTATCATAAGTCTGGAAGTGTGGCTTCTATTGATATCAATGCTAATTTGCCAACAGAAAGTCTTTATCAGATTAATCCTAATGCTAATAGCCACTATCTTGTAGAGACAGATCCTGCATTTACAGATCGAAACAAGTGGTTGAGTTCTGATTATATGTTCAAGCAGTTGCGCAATGATCCACAAAATATGCTTAAACGTTTGGGCGATGGTTTTTATGAACAACGTTTAGTAAATGAACAAATTAATCAGCTCACAGGTAGACGTTTTCTAGAAAATTACTCTTCCGATTATGACCAATATAAAGCCTTGATGGATAATGGAGCATACTACGCAAAAAAAATGAATTTAGTACCGGGTGTTGCTTTAACCTCTTCTCAGATGAAAGAGTTAACTTCTGATATGGTTTGGATGGTAAAACGTGAAGTGACTTTAAAAGATGGTACTAAGAGAGAAGTATTAGTGCCACAGGTTTACGTTGTTAGACGTAATACTGATATTGATAGTCGAGGTGCAGTAATTTCTGCCAATGATATCATTATGAATGTCAAAGGTGATGTACAAAACAGTGGCGTGATTTCTGGACGTAATCTAACAGGTTTGGCAGCAAATAATATTGAAAACTTAGGTGGACGTTTGCAAGGCCGAGAACTTTATTTAACGGCTAAAAATATGCTCAATAACCTTGGTGGGGAATTAAATGCAACAGATAATTTAGTTGCCCAAGGAAAGCATATTAATATTGAAAGTACCACGAGTGAAACAGAAAACACACCTGATTTTTACCAAAAATCACTCACACAGCAAGCATCCGTAAAGGTTGGCAATGATAACAAAAAAGGCAGCGCTAGCTTTTTTGCGACTGAAAATATTACTGTAAAAGGTGCAAATGTAGATGTGAACGGAAATGCGGTTTTCTCTGCTGGTAACGCATTGAATTTTGGTACGGTAGAAACTGAAAATAAAGAGCATTACGTACCCAATGCAGATAATTACTATAAGCTTGATCAAAAACAAGAAGTTGGCAGTCAGTTAAATGTCACTGGAAATCTTGATACTGTAGGTAAAAGTGCGGTTGAAATGCGAGGCGTTTCTGTAACCAGTAATGGCACCATGAATGTGATGTCTGAGGGGAATATTAATATCCAAGAAGCCCGTTATAAAGAGCAGCTTTCTAGTGGTTCAAAAAGTAAATCTAGAGATTTAACAAGCTCAACGACAGAAGTTTATCGACATAAACACGATTATGATGTTGCGGAAGCCTCAAATTTAGATGCAGATAAGATTTATCTTCATTCAAGCAAAGGTAATGTCACTATTCAGGGCTCAAATGTAGCAGCTGGTAATGGTTTGACGGTGAAGGCTAAGAATATTGATATTCGTGAAGCTGAGAACCGAATTTACTCTGATGATTATTATAGTAAGAAAAAATCAGGCATGTTGGGAGGTGGTATTGGAGTAACCTTTGGTTCTCAAAAACAAACCACGGAAAATGATCAGACTAAGCTTTATGCACAGGGCAGCCAAGTAGGTAGCTTAAACGGCAACACCACTCTCATTGCAGAGAATGATTACACCCAAACGGCAAGTCAGGTGAGTGCGGTGAACGGCGATGTCAATATTTTGGCGAAAAACGTCGACATTAAAGCGGCAGATGATAAATATGAAACCAATACCAAACAAACCTTTGAGCAAAAAGGGGTAACCCTTGCCGTAACCTCGCCGATATTATCCGCCTTACAAGCCGTGCAAGGGACGGTGAAATCCGTTGAACGCGTCGGTCAAAGCAAAAATGACCGAGTCAATGCCATGGCGGCGGCGAACTCGGCGATGGATGCCTATCGAGCCGGACAAGCGGTGGGACAGGCAGGAAAAGCGATGCAAGAGGCGATGGAAAATGGAAATATGGATTCCGTGGTGGGGGCACAAATCACTTACGGCCAACAAAAGAGCGAATCACGTACGCATACTGAAGGCAAAACCGCGGCCAAATCACAAGTGAATGCCGGAGGCAAAGTGAATATTGTTGCCACAGGGGCAGGCAAAGCATCCAACATCACGATTCAAGGTTCAGACGTGTCCGGTAAACAAGGGACCTTCTTGGGGGCTGACAATGACATCAACATCACGGCTGCCGAACAAACGCACAAAGAGCGCAGCACCAATAAATCGAGCGGCTTTAATGCGGGGGTGGCGATGAAAGTGAGCAATGGTGCGGCTGTTGGGGCTACTTTAGGCGGCAATCACGGAAAAGGCTATGGCAATGGAGATGAAACCACTTATGTGGCTAGCCATGTAGGAGATAGTCAAAGTAAAACCGTGATTCAAGCCGGTGGTGATGCGAATCTCATCGGTAGCCAAGTGAAAGGCAAGCGTGTAGAAGTCAATGCCCAAAACCTCAACATCGAAAGCTTGCAAGATACCGCCACATACAAAGGCAAACAAATGAACGTGAGTGGCAGTGTGACGGTGGGTTATGGCGTCTCAGCCGGGGGAAGCTACAACAAATCCAAAGTCAACGCCGACCATGCGAGTGTGAATGAGCAAGCGGGGATTTATGCAGGTGATGATGGCTATGATGTGAATGTAAAAAATAAAGTGTCATCTATTGGTGGTGCAATTCTTTCACAAGCGTCAAAAGAAAAGAACCAATTAACCGCACAAGATTTTGAATATTCAAATATTCAAAATTATTCTCATGCTAAATCATCGGCTATGGGATTAATGGGAGGATTTTCCGTAAATCGTGACCAAACTTCAAATGAGGATAAAGAGCTTAATAAAATTTATCGTGAAGGTCGAAATAATGAAACTTTTGACCAAGCCAATCCAAATCAGACGAATCAATCACCGGTAAAATTTGGCTTAGATAAAGATGATATACATAGTTCGGATTTATATGCCGCTGCTAAAATGGGGTTAGCAAATTTAGCCAGTAATAGTAGCCAAAAAGAAAACCGTCAAAGTACGACTTATGCGGTGATAAGCGATGGAAATTTCAATATTGGTAGTCAAAAAGGCAAAGAAAATATTGAAAGTATAAAAAAATCAACCAAGCAAGAAGCGAATAAACTTGAAAAAATAGATTATTCACAAATGCAGAAAGAGGTTGAGCAGGATGTTGCAACGATTCAAGCGTTTGCGAAGAATGTTGGTGGTGCTACGGATGAGGCTTATCGAACAATGTTTATCGCAGAACATCGGATGTTTACTCATAAAGTGGATGAAAAAGGAGATCCTATAAAGGATCCAGAAATCCTGAAGAAAATAGATGAAGAAGCTGATGCTAAAGGTGTAAATCGAAAAGAATACTATGATCAACAAGTAAGTAAAGGACGCAATATTTATCAATTGCATGAGTTGTCAGATCAAGAGCGTAATCAATTACAAAAAGTTACTTATACTGATCCCAAAACAGGGAAAACAGAGAGTAAATATGTCGTTGCATTTAATGGCATCTTTAATGATCGTAATGCAGCAGCAAAATTTGCGGTACAAAACTACATTGCAGGCAGGGATGATAAAACAGGCAATATAGATCAAAAGGTATATAAAGATGTTTATTTTGTTCACCATCCTAAAGCGAAAAATGGTTTGTCAGAGCTCTTAGTGGCGGGTTATGAAAAGATGTTCGAAGGTTCTTTTGGAAACCTATTAGGTATGGATAATTCGAGTTTACAAGCGATGAACATTATGAAGCAATATGGTAAAGATGATTTATACCTCGGTTCTCATAGTCGTGGCACATTAACATTAAGTAATGCATTAAAAGCGCTAAATACAGAAGATAACCTAGCTAAAAAGTTACTTTCGGGAACAACAATTAAAATGGTTGGTCCTGCAGCTGATGTTACAAGAGCGGATGGTTATTTAAGTCAATTGCAAACCGGTAAAGAAAGAACCACTTCAGATGGTTCAATTCGGATTGAGAATCATGCTAGTGACCCGGTAGGTAGTATGCCGATTTTATTGGGGGGAAATCCTGCAACGACATCTGAAAATAATCTGAATAAAAGCTGGTTACAGCGAACAGCAGATATGTTTAGTGATGAACGTTTATCCGTACATAATTGCCATGGCTTAGGGCAACGACAATGTATTACTGACGGATATAGAACTGGAGGAGATCTTAAAATGGGTAATGAAAGAACTATTTTTGAATTAAATAAAGCGAAGGAGAAATAA